The following coding sequences are from one Pseudoalteromonas carrageenovora IAM 12662 window:
- the tssC gene encoding type VI secretion system contractile sheath large subunit: MNHEEFSFINQDFAFVQKAQSRISDNEALLDRFLNEKNLDKALLLWLEGSSDSPISWTKESLGPYLQRVIVELDQLISEQLNLIIHNDRFQKLEASWRNLWWLILQSEQYDKENKVKIKVLNCDWATLSKDVNKAIDFDQSLFFQLLYQSEFDSAGGEPFGVVIGDYEISNMCSAGTIYNDIDTIKEISRTAAAAFSPFICSASPNLFGADNFSDLGYYADLFNQFEQPEYAKWQSFRAMEESRFIGLTLPHVLVRPPYSNDGKRHQDFYFKEQIKDPESDMLWGNAAYQFVSTIIRAYCDSGWFGHIRGIEPGKISKGLVTGLARDSFANDTYQKEAKPPLNLLVTSKFEKQFSELGFIPTSSVTNTEHIVFYSNASVQKTKNYESSAANINARLSSMLQYILCVSRFAHYLKLLARDRVGSYNTAQACERDLQAWINNYTTASDSASEHIRSKYPLSNARIKVSENKANPGHYFSVLQLQPHFQLDQMISSIKLITELSPHHKIKE; this comes from the coding sequence ATGAATCACGAAGAGTTTTCATTTATAAATCAAGACTTCGCTTTTGTACAAAAAGCACAGTCTAGAATAAGTGATAATGAGGCTTTACTCGATAGGTTTTTAAACGAAAAAAACCTAGATAAAGCCTTGTTATTATGGCTTGAAGGCTCTTCAGACTCACCTATCTCATGGACTAAAGAATCACTGGGTCCTTATTTACAGCGCGTAATTGTTGAGCTCGATCAGCTCATTTCAGAACAATTAAACCTGATAATTCATAATGATAGATTTCAAAAGTTAGAAGCCAGTTGGCGTAATCTTTGGTGGCTAATACTTCAAAGCGAACAATACGACAAAGAAAATAAAGTAAAAATAAAAGTATTGAACTGCGATTGGGCAACACTTTCTAAAGATGTAAACAAAGCCATTGATTTTGACCAAAGTTTATTTTTTCAGCTGCTTTATCAAAGTGAATTTGATAGCGCAGGTGGAGAGCCATTTGGTGTTGTTATAGGTGATTACGAAATTAGTAACATGTGCTCAGCGGGCACAATTTATAATGACATAGACACAATAAAAGAAATATCTAGAACCGCTGCAGCGGCTTTTTCCCCATTTATTTGCTCCGCTTCTCCTAACTTATTTGGTGCAGATAACTTTTCTGATTTAGGCTATTACGCCGATTTGTTTAATCAGTTTGAACAGCCTGAATACGCTAAATGGCAAAGCTTTAGAGCGATGGAAGAATCTCGCTTTATTGGGCTTACGCTTCCTCATGTATTAGTTAGACCGCCATATAGCAATGATGGTAAACGCCATCAAGATTTTTACTTTAAAGAACAAATTAAAGACCCTGAAAGCGATATGCTTTGGGGCAATGCAGCGTATCAATTCGTATCTACCATAATAAGAGCATATTGCGACAGTGGCTGGTTTGGACATATTCGCGGTATTGAGCCTGGTAAAATTTCAAAGGGATTGGTAACTGGGCTGGCTAGAGATAGTTTTGCAAACGACACTTATCAAAAAGAAGCAAAGCCACCTCTAAACTTGTTAGTAACAAGCAAATTTGAAAAGCAATTTTCTGAGCTTGGCTTTATCCCAACATCGTCAGTAACCAATACAGAACACATTGTTTTTTATAGTAATGCGTCGGTTCAAAAAACTAAAAACTATGAATCAAGCGCTGCTAATATAAATGCGCGCTTATCTTCAATGCTGCAATATATTTTATGTGTATCTCGCTTTGCTCACTATTTAAAGTTATTAGCTCGCGACCGTGTTGGGTCTTACAACACAGCACAAGCTTGTGAGCGAGACTTACAAGCATGGATAAATAATTATACCACTGCTTCAGATTCTGCCTCAGAGCATATAAGAAGTAAGTACCCTTTAAGTAATGCCAGAATAAAAGTCAGTGAAAATAAAGCTAATCCAGGGCATTACTTTTCTGTTTTACAATTACAGCCACATTTTCAATTAGATCAGATGATCTCCAGTATTAAATTAATTACTGAGCTCAGTCCTCATCATAAAATAAAGGAATAG
- the tssC gene encoding type VI secretion system contractile sheath large subunit, with product MSTEQLSTELESTSEATSSLLEQAIGATKQTDASRAEELLKTLTEEALKGTVQWNKNMTVTFNEAIQLIDQKISKQLSVVMHSEEFQKLEGSWRGLHHLVMNSETSSTLKIRMLNMKKKELHKDLSKAVEFDQSQTFKKIYESEFGTPGGEPYGTIVGDFEFTNHPEDVETLSLMSNVAAAGFCPFIAASSPSLFGFDNWEELTKPRDLEKVFESLEYTKWRSFRDSDDSRFVSLTMPRFLSRLPYGAASKPVEEFNYEEFEVEPKDGRSVSTDNSDYCWSNAAYAMATNMTKAFAQYGFCTAIRGAEGGGKVEGLPTHIFTSDDGDPDLKCPTEIGITDRREAELSKLGFLPLCHYKNTDYAVFFGGQSCQKPQIYSTPDATANAAISARLPYLMATSRFAHYLKVMARDKIGSFMEAEDVESWLNRWILSYVNATEGGGQDIRARYPLADAKVSVKEIPGQPGAYNAVAWLRPWLQMEELTSSLRLVAKIPEIG from the coding sequence ATGAGTACAGAGCAACTAAGTACTGAATTAGAGTCTACCTCAGAAGCGACGTCTTCACTTTTAGAACAAGCAATCGGCGCTACTAAGCAAACTGATGCAAGCCGTGCAGAAGAGCTACTTAAAACACTGACAGAAGAAGCCTTAAAAGGGACTGTTCAGTGGAACAAAAACATGACAGTGACGTTTAATGAAGCAATTCAATTAATCGATCAAAAAATCTCAAAACAGCTAAGTGTAGTAATGCACAGCGAAGAGTTTCAAAAGTTAGAAGGCTCTTGGCGTGGATTGCACCATTTAGTAATGAACTCTGAGACAAGCTCTACACTTAAAATCCGTATGCTAAATATGAAGAAAAAAGAACTTCATAAAGATTTAAGTAAAGCTGTTGAGTTTGACCAAAGCCAAACATTCAAGAAAATTTATGAGTCTGAGTTTGGTACTCCAGGTGGCGAACCTTACGGTACTATCGTAGGTGACTTTGAGTTTACTAACCATCCTGAAGATGTTGAAACATTAAGCCTAATGTCTAATGTAGCAGCCGCTGGTTTCTGTCCGTTTATTGCCGCTTCATCGCCATCATTATTTGGCTTTGATAACTGGGAAGAGCTAACTAAGCCTCGCGATTTAGAAAAAGTATTCGAATCTTTAGAATACACTAAGTGGCGCTCATTTAGAGACAGTGATGATTCACGTTTTGTATCATTAACTATGCCTCGTTTCTTATCTCGCCTACCTTATGGCGCTGCTTCTAAACCTGTTGAAGAATTCAACTATGAAGAGTTTGAAGTTGAACCAAAAGATGGTCGCTCTGTAAGTACTGATAACAGTGATTACTGTTGGAGTAATGCAGCTTATGCAATGGCAACTAATATGACCAAAGCATTTGCTCAATACGGTTTCTGTACTGCAATACGTGGTGCTGAAGGTGGCGGTAAAGTAGAAGGTCTTCCTACGCATATTTTCACTAGCGATGATGGCGATCCAGATCTTAAATGTCCGACTGAAATTGGCATTACAGACCGTCGCGAAGCGGAATTAAGTAAGTTAGGTTTCTTACCTCTTTGTCATTACAAAAATACAGATTATGCCGTATTTTTTGGTGGCCAAAGCTGTCAAAAACCACAAATTTATTCTACTCCAGATGCAACGGCTAATGCGGCTATATCTGCACGTCTACCTTACCTTATGGCAACGTCTCGTTTTGCTCATTACTTAAAAGTAATGGCGCGTGATAAAATTGGTAGCTTTATGGAAGCTGAAGACGTTGAGTCTTGGTTAAACCGTTGGATCTTATCGTACGTAAATGCGACTGAGGGTGGTGGTCAAGATATCAGAGCACGTTATCCTCTAGCTGATGCAAAAGTATCGGTTAAGGAGATTCCAGGTCAACCAGGTGCATACAATGCAGTTGCATGGTTACGACCTTGGCTACAAATGGAAGAGCTTACTTCTTCTTTACGCCTTGTAGCTAAAATTCCAGAGATCGGTTAA
- a CDS encoding type VI secretion system accessory protein TagJ — protein MKKIHSLIREGKLTDALSCCATELQDEPLNFDIRSIYAELLCINGELEKADKQLDFMVQKNPEFAVGAVNLRHLIRAQQSRVDFYQGKGIPKLFHDANELDTLFLKMHVALLEGSTDEAAQLAQEMESIRVSTDESSARDLDDCLNPYLEVLGTNGEFYLANFNEIESLKMEPVESLLESIWLRVEITIKDGPSGTAHLPLVYINSESELEKLGQVSDWVELKDEFIIGKGMKMLFVDDEAITIPNLKINSLETA, from the coding sequence ATGAAAAAAATACATAGCTTAATTCGCGAGGGGAAACTTACTGATGCATTATCTTGTTGTGCTACAGAGCTTCAAGATGAGCCACTAAATTTTGATATCAGAAGCATTTACGCCGAACTACTTTGCATCAATGGTGAGCTTGAAAAAGCTGATAAACAACTAGATTTTATGGTACAAAAAAATCCAGAGTTTGCAGTAGGTGCAGTAAATTTAAGACACCTAATTCGTGCTCAGCAATCTCGTGTAGATTTTTATCAAGGTAAAGGCATTCCTAAGTTATTTCATGATGCAAACGAATTAGACACACTATTTTTGAAAATGCATGTGGCTCTGTTAGAAGGTTCAACCGACGAAGCAGCTCAGTTAGCTCAGGAAATGGAATCTATAAGAGTTAGCACAGACGAGTCATCAGCAAGAGATCTCGATGATTGCTTAAACCCATACCTAGAAGTTCTAGGGACTAATGGTGAATTTTATTTAGCTAACTTTAACGAAATTGAATCGTTAAAAATGGAGCCAGTAGAGTCTTTATTAGAAAGCATTTGGTTACGTGTTGAAATTACGATCAAAGATGGCCCATCAGGTACAGCTCATTTGCCACTTGTTTATATTAACTCTGAATCTGAGCTTGAAAAGCTAGGTCAAGTATCTGACTGGGTAGAGCTAAAAGATGAATTTATTATAGGCAAGGGAATGAAAATGCTGTTTGTTGATGATGAGGCGATCACCATTCCAAATTTAAAAATCAACTCACTTGAAACAGCTTAA
- the tssB gene encoding type VI secretion system contractile sheath small subunit produces MSIHDKLKRVRKPRVHITYDVETEGTAVKKELPFVVGVMGDFSGDNTEALKPLKDRRFVQIDRENFNDVLKRMSPSLKLLVDNTLNDDGSEFEVKLNFKSIDDFEPAAVVNQVEPLRKLMETRNKLRDLMTKIDRSEELENVLEEVLSNTSSLDTIAKELKIEETEK; encoded by the coding sequence ATGAGTATCCATGATAAATTAAAACGAGTTCGTAAGCCTCGCGTACACATCACTTATGATGTGGAAACTGAAGGCACTGCAGTAAAAAAAGAATTACCATTTGTTGTTGGTGTTATGGGCGACTTCTCTGGTGATAATACTGAAGCATTAAAACCACTTAAAGACAGACGATTTGTGCAAATAGATCGTGAAAACTTTAACGATGTTTTAAAGCGTATGAGCCCTTCATTAAAATTATTAGTTGATAATACGCTCAATGATGATGGTTCTGAATTTGAAGTAAAACTTAACTTTAAATCGATTGACGATTTTGAGCCAGCAGCTGTTGTGAACCAAGTTGAGCCATTACGTAAATTAATGGAAACACGCAACAAGTTACGCGATTTGATGACTAAGATTGACCGTTCAGAAGAATTAGAAAATGTACTTGAAGAAGTGCTAAGCAACACCTCAAGCTTAGATACGATCGCAAAAGAACTTAAAATTGAGGAGACTGAAAAATGA